The Pyrenophora tritici-repentis strain M4 chromosome 2, whole genome shotgun sequence genome window below encodes:
- a CDS encoding hydrolase HD superfamily encodes MTVDEATQTNGNYEAKDAQQSTWTVETVLSEITPRYAENTDSPVPFFHLLERLKTTKRAGWHRFGIEGESISDHMYRMSILTMMAPKSISEHLDILKCCRMALIHDMAESLVGDITPVDDVSKPEKSRREADTMDYICTNLLGKFNGGLNGKEVREIWQEYEDSETKESKFVHDIDKVELLVQMLEYERQYKCEKDLGEFTWVAEKVVSDEVNGWVKQIFRERQQMWKDAGKVPTWKGNTEPKD; translated from the exons ATGACAGTCGACGAAGCAACACAAACAAACGGCAACTATGAGGCAAAGGACGCGCAGCAGAGCACCTGGACAGTTGAGACTG TCCTCTCTGAGATAACACCCCGCTACGCGGAAAACACCGACTCGCCCGTCCCCTTCTTCCACCTCCTCGAGCGCCTAAAGACGACCAAGCGTGCAGGATGGCACCGATTCGGCATTGAGGGCGAATCAATCTCCGACCACATGTATCGCATGAGCATCCTCACCATGATGGCCCCCAAATCGATTTCCGAACATCTCGACATACTCAAGTGCTGTCGCATGGCTCTTATCCACGACATGGCCGAGTCTCTGGTCGGAGACATCACACCAGTAGATGACGTGAGCAAGCCGGAGAAGAGCAGGAGGGAAGCCGACACCATGGACTACATCTGCACGAACTTGCTGGGTAAGTTCAACGGCGGTCTGAATGGCAAGGAGGTGCGGGAAATTTGGCAGGAATACGAGGACAGCGAAACGAAAGAATCAAAATTCGTCCACGACATCGACAAGGTCGAACTTCTAGTCCAGATGTTGGAGTATGAGCGGCAATACAAGTGTGAGAAGGATCTGGGCGAGTTCACTTGGGTCGCGGAGAAGGTAGTAAGCGATGAGGTCAATGGCTGGGTAAAGCAGATATTCCGCGAACGACAACAAATGTGGAAGGATGCTGGCAAGGTGCCAACATGGAAAGGCAACACCGAGCCCAAGGACTAG
- a CDS encoding GlcD, FAD-FMN-containing dehydrogenase — MASMTLWLTALAAASTTASPLLSAKLNTCVFDADVDLQGVTPAVRSLFLPGSVATPHNSTSRCKVYPDDPQWPSDEAWSKLNELTGDRVLNAPTPLAAVCYPGADYDGAKCSEYTLAAWQRSYLHMVDPIEMMSPVAQGMTCTPPMLFDSHGCTRGGYPMYVVNATEPKHVQLAVNFARNTGVRLVIKNTGHDFLGKSGGKDALSIWTHNMKDIEYIENYVDEKLNYSGPAFKNGVGVQAFEIYKAAAEKGRVVVGGEGETVGVMGGYIQGGGHSPLTGLYGTGADSVLSMEVVRADGEFVVANSTSNTDLFWALRGGGGSTFGVVTSVTVKAHPDLEVTTSRFGFSSVDTGNETFWAAMRAYVDSWIDNADAGTYTYWTLIPKNGTFAFAFSPFFAPGKSEAEATALLQPFLTKLTDLGIKFDPNITHFDNFYDAWKASFPLELVQKVNYATGSRLFPRANFETAEKRQEVYEHIRASSENNRVQVHFNMQAKDPFNTDNAVNSHWRPMISLSMQSVRWPTNSTAEEAMKIRRDFQAGDMQAWRDISPGAGSYLAEADRLEPNFGDAFYGTKYPKLLELKAKLDPYDVFFASTGVGSERWKVESVDGMPNENGKLCRV; from the coding sequence ATGGCATCCATGACCTTATGGCTCACAGCGTTGGCTGCAGCCTCAACGACAGCATCGCCCCTGTTGTCAGCTAAACTTAATACTTGCGTCTTCGACGCAGATGTCGACTTACAAGGCGTCACTCCCGCAGTCAGGTCACTTTTCCTGCCCGGCTCAGTCGCCACACCACACAACTCGACATCGAGATGCAAAGTGTACCCGGACGACCCACAATGGCCATCCGACGAAGCCTGGTCCAAACTTAACGAACTGACTGGCGACCGCGTTCTCAACGCGCCTACTCCTCTGGCTGCGGTTTGCTACCCTGGCGCCGACTATGATGGTGCAAAGTGCTCAGAATACACTCTGGCAGCATGGCAAAGGAGTTATCTTCACATGGTCGACCCCATCGAGATGATGTCTCCAGTCGCACAAGGCATGACCTGCACACCACCGATGCTCTTCGACTCGCACGGGTGCACTCGCGGTGGATACCCAATGTATGTCGTCAATGCCACGGAGCCCAAGCACGTCCAGCTTGCTGTGAACTTTGCAAGGAACACTGGCGTTAGACTCGTCATCAAGAACACTGGCCATGACTTTTTGGGCAAGAGCGGCGGCAAAGACGCCCTTAGCATCTGGACGCACAACATGAAGGATATTGAATACATCGAGAATTATGTCGACGAGAAGCTCAACTACTCCGGTCCTGCCTTCAAGAACGGTGTCGGTGTTCAAGCCTTTGAGATCTACAAGGCTGCCGCTGAGAAGGGCAGAGTCGTCGTTGGTGGCGAAGGCGAGACAGTCGGAGTCATGGGTGGCTACATCCAGGGTGGAGGTCACTCGCCTCTGACTGGACTCTATGGTACTGGCGCTGACAGTGTTCTGTCCATGGAAGTCGTCAGGGCTGATGGCGAGTTCGTCGTCGCCAACTCCACCTCCAACACCGATCTTTTCTGGGCTCTTCGCGGTGGAGGTGGCAGCACATTCGGTGTCGTCACCTCTGTCACTGTCAAGGCGCACCCTGACTTGGAGGTTACCACCTCTCGATTCGGATTCTCATCCGTGGACACTGGCAACGAGACCTTTTGGGCTGCGATGCGCGCCTATGTCGACTCCTGGATCGACAACGCGGACGCAGGCACATACACATACTGGACCCTGATTCCCAAGAACGGCACTTTCGCCTTCGCCTTTTCTCCCTTCTTCGCACCAGGCAAGTCTGAAGCGGAGGCCACTGCTCTCCTGCAGCCTTTCCTCACCAAGCTCACCGACCTGGGCATTAAGTTCGATCCCAACATCACCCACTTTGACAACTTCTACGATGCATGGAAAGCTTCCTTCCCACTCGAACTAGTCCAGAAGGTCAACTACGCAACTGGATCGCGTCTCTTCCCCCGCGCGAACTTCGAGACGGCTGAGAAGCGTCAGGAGGTGTACGAACACATCCGTGCGTCGAGCGAGAACAACCGCGTGCAAGTGCACTTCAACATGCAGGCCAAAGACCCCTTCAACACAGACAACGCCGTCAACTCGCACTGGCGTCCCATGATCTCGCTCAGCATGCAGTCCGTGCGCTGGCCAACCAACAGCACCGCCGAAGAGGCCATGAAGATCCGCAGAGACTTCCAGGCAGGTGACATGCAGGCCTGGAGAGACATTAGCCCCGGTGCTGGATCCTACCTCGCCGAGGCCGACCGTCTCGAGCCAAACTTTGGCGACGCCTTCTACGGTACCAAGTACCCTAAGCTCCTTGAATTGAAGGCTAAGCTCGACCCGTATGATGTCTTCTTTGCCTCTACCGGTGTGGGTTCCGAGAGGTGGAAGGTGGAGAGTGTGGATGGAATGCCCAATGAGAATGGAAAGCTGTGCCGTGTGTAA